ACCGCTGGTCGGAGTACGTCGAGGAGGGGAAGATCAAGGTGTACGACAAGCGCGCGCTCCTCCGGGACGGCGACTTCTCCGCCACGCTTGACCGCATCCTCGGCGACTTACAGGACACCTCCTACGACCGACTCGTCCTCGACTCGCTGACGATGTTTCAACTGTTCTTCGAAGAGGAGAAAGAGCAGCGACACTACCTCCTGAAGTTCATCGACATCCTGAAAGACAGCGGGCTGACCTCGCTTCTGACCACCGAACAGTCGGCCATCTTCCCCGAGACCGAAATCGGACTGGAAAACTTCCTCACCGACGGGAACATCTACCTGATTCAGAGCCCCGCCGGCGCGACGAGCAACCGGTACGTCTGGGTGGCGAAGATGCGGAAGCAATCTATCAAGAATTCGATGTTCCCCCTCGAAATTAATGAAGGAGGGATTCAGATCTACGAGCAGGCGGCCGGCTTCTCGATGGTCGGCGAGTCGCCGCCGTGGTTTGGCGAGGAAGGCGACTTAGAGTAGACGGCTCCGTTTTTTCGCGTTCGTCTGCGGCGTCCGTTCTCTCCTTGATAGCGCGACCGCTCGGCGGTCGAGTTCGCGAAGAAATTGAAAGATAGTCGAAAAGCGATGCGAAGGGAGACTGTCGAACTTAGAGT
This Halogeometricum sp. S3BR5-2 DNA region includes the following protein-coding sequences:
- a CDS encoding RAD55 family ATPase, with amino-acid sequence MPELVKTGVEGLDSILNGGIVRNAAVLISGNPGTGKSILGLQYLYNGVDKYDEGGIYLTFEETEDDIRQAAESIGFDRWSEYVEEGKIKVYDKRALLRDGDFSATLDRILGDLQDTSYDRLVLDSLTMFQLFFEEEKEQRHYLLKFIDILKDSGLTSLLTTEQSAIFPETEIGLENFLTDGNIYLIQSPAGATSNRYVWVAKMRKQSIKNSMFPLEINEGGIQIYEQAAGFSMVGESPPWFGEEGDLE